Proteins from a genomic interval of Aquabacterium sp. J223:
- a CDS encoding energy transducer TonB, whose protein sequence is MSEVVSVAGPALDGISSDAVPTVSVEPAAFLPRSLLSAGPVALDEVQLPWPEDAALGGAVGLHLTGTLALFIDESGFVREVHAEDDSLPPVFREAARSAFLKARFRPGELDGRPVRSRLRVEVAFEARDAGVPW, encoded by the coding sequence GTGAGCGAGGTCGTCTCGGTCGCCGGACCTGCGCTGGATGGGATCTCGAGCGACGCCGTGCCGACCGTGTCGGTGGAGCCCGCGGCCTTCCTGCCTCGGTCGCTGCTCAGCGCCGGACCGGTGGCCCTCGACGAGGTGCAACTGCCTTGGCCCGAGGACGCGGCACTCGGCGGCGCGGTCGGCCTGCACCTGACCGGCACGCTGGCATTGTTCATCGACGAGTCCGGCTTCGTTCGGGAGGTGCACGCCGAGGACGACAGCCTGCCGCCCGTGTTTCGCGAGGCGGCCCGCAGTGCCTTTCTGAAAGCCCGCTTCCGGCCCGGCGAATTGGACGGGCGGCCGGTGCGCTCGCGGCTGCGGGTGGAGGTCGCCTTCGAAGCACGGGACGCCGGCGTCCCCTGGTGA
- a CDS encoding ABC transporter ATP-binding protein: MPDDAFIRFERVSFGYDASRLILQGIDLAFPRGKVSGILGGSGGGKTTLLRLIGGMVRPTAGEVRVDGRPVPVDDPQALFTLRRRIGMLFQFGALFTDLDVFENVAFPLREHTDLDEPMVRDIVLMKLQAVGLRGAARMKLASLSGGMARRVALARAIALDPDLMLYDEPFTGLDPIALGVTAQLIRRLNDATGATSLVVTHDVQECFQICDHVVLLLGGRIAAQGRPADLLESTDPLVRQFIRGEPDGPVGFHHPAPTLAQDLGLTG; this comes from the coding sequence GTGCCCGACGACGCCTTCATCCGCTTCGAGCGCGTCAGCTTCGGCTACGACGCCAGCCGCCTCATCCTCCAGGGCATCGACCTCGCCTTCCCGCGTGGGAAGGTGAGCGGCATCCTGGGTGGCTCCGGGGGCGGCAAGACCACGCTGCTGCGGCTGATCGGCGGCATGGTGCGGCCCACCGCCGGCGAGGTGCGGGTGGACGGCCGGCCGGTACCGGTGGACGACCCGCAGGCGCTGTTCACCCTGCGCCGGCGCATCGGCATGCTGTTCCAGTTCGGTGCGCTGTTCACCGACCTCGACGTGTTCGAGAACGTGGCCTTTCCCTTGCGCGAGCACACCGACCTCGACGAGCCGATGGTGCGCGACATCGTGCTGATGAAGCTGCAGGCGGTGGGGCTGCGCGGCGCGGCGCGCATGAAGCTGGCGTCGCTGTCCGGCGGCATGGCTCGCCGGGTGGCGCTGGCCCGCGCCATCGCGCTCGACCCCGACCTGATGCTGTACGACGAACCCTTCACCGGGCTGGACCCGATCGCCCTCGGCGTCACCGCGCAGCTCATCCGGCGTCTGAACGACGCCACGGGCGCCACCTCGCTGGTGGTGACGCACGACGTGCAGGAGTGCTTCCAGATCTGCGACCACGTGGTGCTGCTGCTGGGCGGGCGTATCGCGGCACAGGGCCGGCCGGCCGACCTGCTGGAGTCGACCGATCCGCTGGTGCGGCAGTTCATCCGCGGCGAGCCCGACGGCCCGGTGGGCTTCCACCATCCCGCGCCGACGCTGGCGCAGGACCTGGGGCTGACCGGCTGA
- the mlaE gene encoding lipid asymmetry maintenance ABC transporter permease subunit MlaE — protein MLTPLTALGAATLAWLAALGHAAQFFVQLLRRVPLALGRFSLVAQQLYVLGNRSLTLIGASGLAVGFVLALQMYYALATYGAAEQLGLVVNLSLTRELGPVVAALLFAGRAGTSLTAEIGLMRAGEQLAAMEMMGVDPRSRVLVPRLVAGSIALPLLTAWFTAVGILGAYVVAVLLIGVDDGNFWAIMQNRVDVWRDVGNGMLKSVVFGVLCTYTALYQGAHAEATPAGVSYATTRGVVLASLGVLAMDFVLTALMFSTP, from the coding sequence ATGTTGACGCCGCTGACCGCCCTCGGCGCCGCCACGCTGGCCTGGCTGGCCGCGCTCGGCCACGCCGCGCAGTTCTTCGTGCAGCTGCTGCGTCGGGTGCCGCTGGCCCTCGGCCGCTTCTCGCTGGTGGCGCAGCAGCTCTACGTGCTCGGCAATCGCTCGCTGACGCTGATCGGGGCGTCCGGCTTGGCGGTGGGCTTCGTGCTGGCGCTGCAGATGTACTACGCGCTGGCGACCTACGGGGCGGCGGAGCAGCTCGGCCTGGTGGTCAACCTGTCGCTCACCCGCGAGCTGGGGCCGGTGGTCGCCGCGCTGCTGTTCGCCGGGCGGGCCGGTACGTCGCTCACCGCCGAGATCGGACTCATGCGCGCGGGCGAGCAGCTGGCGGCGATGGAGATGATGGGCGTGGACCCCCGTTCGCGGGTGCTGGTGCCGCGGCTGGTGGCCGGCAGCATCGCGCTGCCGCTGCTCACCGCCTGGTTCACCGCGGTCGGCATCCTCGGCGCCTACGTCGTCGCGGTGCTGCTCATCGGCGTGGACGACGGCAACTTCTGGGCGATCATGCAGAACCGGGTCGACGTCTGGCGCGACGTCGGCAACGGCATGCTCAAGAGCGTGGTGTTCGGCGTGCTGTGCACTTACACGGCGCTCTACCAGGGGGCGCACGCGGAGGCCACGCCGGCGGGCGTGTCCTACGCCACCACCCGCGGCGTGGTGCTCGCATCGCTCGGGGTGCTGGCGATGGACTTCGTCCTCACCGCGCTGATGTTCTCCACCCCATGA
- the mlaD gene encoding outer membrane lipid asymmetry maintenance protein MlaD has translation MSKKGTEALVGLFVLLGALALLFLALKAANLTQGFGRGGAGYTVQARFDNIGGLKVRAPVKSAGVTVGRVTSIMLDGTTFQGLVTLDLDKAYQFPRDSSAKILTSGLLGDQYVGIEPGGDEKTLAAGDTIARTQSAIVLENLIGQFLFSKAADAGSTAPAAGGKK, from the coding sequence ATGAGTAAAAAAGGAACCGAGGCCCTGGTCGGGCTGTTCGTGCTGCTGGGCGCGCTGGCGCTGCTGTTCCTCGCCCTCAAGGCGGCCAACCTGACGCAGGGCTTCGGCCGCGGCGGCGCGGGCTACACCGTGCAGGCGCGCTTCGACAACATCGGCGGGCTCAAGGTGCGCGCGCCGGTCAAGAGCGCGGGCGTCACCGTCGGCCGGGTCACCTCGATCATGCTGGACGGCACCACCTTCCAGGGCCTGGTCACGCTCGACCTCGACAAGGCCTACCAGTTCCCGCGCGACTCGAGCGCCAAGATCCTCACCTCCGGCCTGCTCGGCGACCAGTACGTCGGCATCGAGCCCGGCGGCGACGAGAAGACCCTGGCCGCTGGCGACACCATCGCCCGCACCCAGTCCGCCATCGTGCTGGAGAACCTGATCGGGCAGTTCCTGTTCAGCAAGGCGGCCGATGCCGGCTCCACCGCGCCGGCCGCGGGAGGCAAGAAGTGA
- a CDS encoding phospholipid-binding protein MlaC: MLLSLKSQGWRLLLAVAMTLVAAASWAQTAPDALIKTLSDDVINTVKSDKAIQSGDVQRINALVDSKVMPHVDFQRMTASAVGRHWRTATPEQQQRLQTEFKTLLVRTYAGALTQVKDQTVQLKPFRGNPGDQEVVVRTEVRGSGDPIQLDYRLEKAGDGWKIYDVNVLGVWLVDQYRNSFAQEIGANGIDGLISKLAQRNKGAGGAKS, from the coding sequence ATGTTGCTGTCGTTGAAATCCCAGGGCTGGCGCCTGCTGCTGGCCGTCGCCATGACCCTGGTCGCCGCCGCCTCGTGGGCCCAGACCGCGCCGGACGCGCTGATCAAGACGCTGTCCGACGACGTCATCAACACCGTCAAGTCCGACAAGGCCATCCAGTCCGGCGACGTGCAGCGCATCAACGCGCTGGTCGACAGCAAGGTGATGCCGCACGTCGACTTCCAGCGCATGACCGCCTCGGCCGTCGGCCGCCACTGGCGCACCGCCACCCCTGAGCAGCAGCAGCGCCTGCAGACCGAGTTCAAGACCCTGCTGGTGCGCACCTACGCCGGCGCCCTGACCCAGGTCAAGGACCAGACCGTGCAGCTGAAGCCCTTCCGCGGCAACCCCGGCGACCAGGAGGTGGTGGTGCGCACCGAGGTGCGCGGTTCGGGCGACCCGATCCAGCTCGACTACCGGTTGGAGAAGGCCGGCGACGGCTGGAAGATCTACGACGTCAACGTGCTCGGCGTCTGGCTGGTCGACCAGTACCGCAACAGCTTCGCGCAGGAGATCGGCGCCAACGGCATCGACGGCCTGATCTCCAAGCTCGCCCAGCGCAACAAGGGCGCCGGCGGCGCCAAGAGCTGA
- a CDS encoding lipid asymmetry maintenance protein MlaB has translation MTGVLVLPATVTVREARDTLRMLRQALRRDGTDSVVVDAAPLRDFDSAALAVLLACRRLAQDWGKAFTVQAPPAQLVSLAGLYGVDVLLNLRSAGVAEHDDRSPVSV, from the coding sequence ATGACCGGTGTCCTCGTGCTCCCGGCGACGGTGACCGTGCGCGAGGCGCGCGACACCCTGCGCATGCTGCGCCAGGCGCTGCGTCGCGACGGCACCGACAGCGTGGTGGTCGACGCCGCCCCCCTGCGCGACTTCGACAGCGCGGCGCTGGCGGTGCTGCTGGCCTGCCGCCGGCTGGCGCAGGACTGGGGCAAGGCCTTCACCGTGCAGGCGCCACCCGCGCAGCTGGTGTCGTTGGCCGGCCTCTACGGCGTGGACGTGCTGCTCAACCTGCGCAGCGCCGGCGTCGCCGAACACGACGACCGCAGCCCCGTGTCGGTCTAG
- the zwf gene encoding glucose-6-phosphate dehydrogenase, whose amino-acid sequence MSFDLVLFGGTGDLAWRKLMPALFQAHRHGKLPPGGRILGVARDDRDDEHYRRLMGERLQEVDPGKRPSAEEWSRFAERLHYRPMDLSQPKDYAKLRAWLAERDADTVVFYLATAPHLFPVVCEQLGRAGLNGDRVRVVLEKPLGHDLASAQEINRVVRSVFNERQALRIDHYLGKPAVQNLMALRFGNALFEPLWRREAIANIQITLAESLGVGTRGDFYDRTGALRDMIQNHALQLLTMIAMEPPPSSDAFAVRDEKLKVLRSLKPFTRESVLRDVVRGQYRAGSIDGTKVPGYLEEEKVPAGSRCETFVALRTEVDNWRWAGVPFYLRTGKRLAARDAHIVVNFRPVPHAIFPGALPANKLVIKLQPEDGLELHLMAAKGGAAGEALAPVQLDLDFDKAFPTERVGAYERLLLDAIAGRLNLFVRSDEQEQAWRWVEPILDAWRQDDGQGPKPYAAGTWGPAAASALVARDGFAWDEET is encoded by the coding sequence ATGTCCTTCGACCTCGTCCTCTTCGGCGGCACCGGCGACCTGGCCTGGCGCAAGCTCATGCCGGCGCTGTTCCAGGCCCACCGCCACGGCAAGCTGCCGCCCGGCGGGCGCATCCTCGGCGTGGCGCGCGACGACCGCGACGACGAGCACTACCGCCGGCTGATGGGCGAGCGGCTGCAGGAGGTGGACCCGGGCAAGCGGCCGTCGGCCGAGGAGTGGTCGCGCTTCGCCGAGCGGCTGCACTACCGCCCGATGGACCTGTCGCAGCCCAAGGACTACGCCAAGCTGCGCGCCTGGCTGGCCGAACGCGACGCCGACACGGTGGTGTTCTACCTGGCGACGGCGCCGCACCTCTTCCCGGTGGTGTGCGAGCAGCTCGGCCGCGCCGGGCTCAACGGCGACCGGGTGCGGGTGGTGCTCGAGAAGCCGCTCGGCCACGACCTGGCCAGCGCGCAGGAGATCAACCGGGTGGTGCGCTCGGTGTTCAACGAGCGGCAGGCGCTGCGCATCGACCACTACCTGGGCAAGCCGGCGGTTCAGAACCTGATGGCGCTGCGCTTCGGCAACGCGCTGTTCGAGCCGCTGTGGCGGCGCGAGGCCATCGCCAACATCCAGATCACGCTGGCCGAGAGCCTGGGCGTGGGCACCCGCGGCGACTTCTACGACCGCACGGGGGCGCTGCGCGACATGATCCAGAACCACGCGCTGCAGCTGCTGACCATGATCGCGATGGAGCCGCCGCCCAGCTCCGACGCCTTCGCGGTGCGCGACGAGAAACTCAAGGTGCTGCGCTCGCTCAAGCCCTTCACCCGCGAAAGCGTGCTGCGCGACGTGGTGCGCGGCCAGTACCGCGCCGGCAGCATCGACGGCACCAAGGTGCCCGGCTACCTCGAAGAAGAGAAGGTGCCCGCGGGCAGCCGCTGCGAGACCTTCGTCGCCCTGCGCACCGAGGTCGACAACTGGCGCTGGGCCGGCGTGCCCTTCTACCTGCGCACCGGCAAGCGGCTGGCGGCGCGCGACGCGCACATCGTCGTCAACTTCCGGCCGGTGCCGCATGCCATCTTCCCCGGCGCGCTGCCGGCCAACAAGCTGGTCATCAAGCTGCAGCCGGAGGACGGGCTGGAGCTGCACCTGATGGCGGCCAAGGGCGGTGCGGCGGGCGAGGCGCTGGCGCCGGTGCAGCTCGACCTGGACTTCGACAAGGCCTTCCCCACCGAGCGGGTGGGCGCCTACGAGCGGCTGCTGCTGGACGCCATCGCCGGCCGGCTGAACCTGTTCGTGCGCAGCGACGAGCAGGAACAGGCCTGGCGCTGGGTGGAGCCCATCCTGGACGCCTGGCGGCAGGACGACGGCCAGGGCCCCAAGCCCTATGCCGCCGGCACCTGGGGACCGGCCGCCGCCAGCGCGCTGGTGGCGCGCGACGGCTTCGCCTGGGATGAAGAAACCTAG
- the tal gene encoding transaldolase produces the protein MNQLEQLKQHTTVVADTGNFKELAAFAPQDATTNPSLILKAVQQPDYAPLLAEAVAAHRGEPLDRVVDEVLVRFGSEILKVVPGRVSTEVDARLSFDTAATVARAHRLIELYERAGTDRGRVLIKIAATWEGIQAAKALEHEGIHCNLTLVFAFVQALACGEAGVKLISPFVGRIYDWHKKAAGAAWDEAAHAGPNDPGVQSVRRIWRYFKKFGVETEVMGASFRNTGQILALAGCDLLTISPDLLARLQQAEGPVPRQLDAAEAQADGDLHAVLFNEAGFRWALNEDAMASDKLAEGIRAFAADAVKLDKLIEGLQ, from the coding sequence ATGAACCAGCTCGAACAGCTCAAGCAGCACACCACCGTCGTCGCCGACACCGGCAACTTCAAGGAGCTCGCGGCCTTCGCGCCGCAGGACGCCACCACCAACCCGTCGCTCATCCTGAAGGCGGTGCAGCAGCCGGACTACGCGCCGCTGCTGGCCGAGGCCGTCGCCGCCCACCGCGGCGAGCCGCTGGACCGCGTGGTCGACGAGGTGCTGGTGCGCTTCGGCAGCGAGATCCTGAAGGTGGTGCCCGGTCGGGTGAGCACCGAGGTCGACGCACGTCTGTCCTTCGACACCGCCGCCACGGTGGCGCGGGCGCACCGGTTGATCGAGCTGTACGAACGCGCCGGCACCGACCGCGGCCGGGTGCTGATCAAGATCGCCGCCACCTGGGAAGGCATCCAGGCGGCCAAGGCGCTGGAGCACGAGGGCATCCACTGCAACCTGACGCTCGTCTTCGCCTTCGTGCAGGCGCTGGCCTGCGGCGAGGCCGGCGTGAAGCTGATCTCGCCCTTCGTCGGCCGCATCTACGACTGGCACAAGAAGGCCGCCGGCGCGGCGTGGGACGAGGCGGCCCACGCCGGACCGAACGATCCCGGCGTGCAGTCGGTGCGCCGCATCTGGCGCTACTTCAAGAAGTTCGGCGTCGAGACCGAGGTCATGGGCGCCAGCTTCCGCAACACCGGGCAGATCCTGGCCCTGGCCGGCTGCGACCTGCTCACCATCAGCCCGGACCTGCTGGCCAGGCTGCAGCAGGCCGAGGGGCCGGTGCCGCGCCAGCTCGACGCGGCCGAGGCCCAGGCCGACGGCGACCTGCACGCCGTGCTGTTCAACGAGGCCGGCTTCCGCTGGGCGCTGAACGAGGACGCCATGGCCAGCGACAAGCTGGCCGAGGGCATCCGCGCCTTCGCCGCCGATGCGGTGAAGCTGGACAAGCTGATCGAGGGCCTGCAATGA
- the pgi gene encoding glucose-6-phosphate isomerase encodes MSFRRCDETVAWTALQGHFEAHGRELDLREAFARDPGRFDAFGLEAPHWFADLSKNRWDIATRRLLLELARECGLEARRDAMLRGEPINSTEGRAVLHTALRAPAGQGLFSTEVQGVLTPLLAFAEEVRDTAASGITDVVNIGIGGSDLGPQMVVPALDAFVHPGLRLHFVSNVDGHDIEPVLRRLVPARTLFIVASKTFTTQETMANAQVARDWFLQQGGDDVARHFVATTTNVKAAAAFGIDRTFGFWDWVGGRYSLWSAIGLPIAIAIGENHFRDLLAGAHAMDRHFAEAPLEANLPAQLGLLDVWYRNFHGFGSRCVAPYHQGLKRLPAYLQQLEMESNGKCVDADGRPLPFATSPVVWGEPGTNGQHAFFQMLHQGTDVIPVEFILARRPTHGHADLQAKLMANGLAQAQALMLGKTADQALAEKAPTAAPGLDPQVLARHRSFPGNRPSTTLLTEQLTPAALGALIALYEHRVFTSGALWGINSFDQWGVELGKALAGDLLPRLASGDVAGLDASTAGLLKRLRGE; translated from the coding sequence ATGAGCTTCCGTCGCTGTGACGAAACCGTCGCGTGGACCGCGCTGCAGGGCCACTTCGAGGCCCATGGCCGCGAGCTCGACCTGCGCGAAGCCTTCGCCCGCGACCCGGGCCGCTTCGACGCTTTCGGACTGGAGGCGCCGCACTGGTTCGCCGACCTGTCGAAGAACCGCTGGGACATCGCCACCCGCCGGCTGCTGCTGGAGCTGGCGCGCGAGTGCGGCCTGGAAGCCCGGCGCGACGCCATGCTGCGCGGCGAGCCCATCAACAGCACCGAGGGCCGCGCCGTGCTGCACACCGCGCTGCGCGCGCCGGCCGGGCAGGGCCTGTTCAGCACCGAGGTGCAGGGCGTGCTGACGCCGCTGCTGGCCTTTGCCGAAGAGGTGCGCGACACCGCGGCCAGCGGCATCACCGACGTCGTCAACATCGGCATCGGCGGCTCCGACCTCGGGCCGCAGATGGTGGTGCCGGCGCTCGACGCGTTCGTGCACCCGGGCCTGAGGCTGCACTTCGTCTCCAACGTCGACGGCCACGACATCGAGCCGGTGCTGCGGCGGCTGGTGCCGGCGCGCACGCTGTTCATCGTCGCCTCCAAGACCTTCACCACGCAGGAGACCATGGCCAACGCGCAGGTGGCACGCGACTGGTTCCTGCAGCAGGGCGGCGACGATGTGGCCCGGCACTTCGTGGCCACCACCACCAACGTGAAGGCGGCCGCGGCCTTCGGCATCGACCGCACCTTCGGCTTCTGGGACTGGGTGGGCGGCCGCTACTCGCTGTGGTCGGCCATCGGCCTGCCCATCGCCATCGCCATCGGCGAGAACCACTTCCGCGACCTGCTGGCCGGCGCCCATGCCATGGACCGCCACTTCGCCGAGGCGCCGCTGGAGGCCAACCTGCCGGCCCAGCTCGGCCTGCTCGACGTCTGGTACCGCAACTTCCACGGCTTCGGCAGCCGCTGCGTCGCGCCCTACCACCAGGGCCTGAAGCGCCTGCCGGCCTACCTGCAGCAGCTGGAGATGGAGTCCAACGGCAAGTGCGTGGACGCCGACGGCCGGCCGCTGCCCTTCGCCACCAGCCCGGTGGTGTGGGGCGAGCCGGGCACCAACGGCCAGCACGCCTTCTTCCAGATGCTGCACCAGGGCACCGACGTCATCCCGGTGGAGTTCATCCTGGCCCGCCGGCCCACCCACGGCCATGCCGACCTGCAGGCCAAGCTGATGGCCAACGGCCTGGCGCAGGCGCAGGCGCTGATGCTGGGCAAGACGGCCGACCAGGCGCTGGCCGAGAAGGCGCCCACCGCCGCGCCGGGTCTGGACCCGCAGGTGCTGGCCCGCCACCGCAGCTTCCCCGGCAACCGGCCGAGCACCACGCTGCTGACCGAGCAGCTGACGCCCGCGGCGCTGGGCGCGCTCATCGCGCTGTACGAGCACCGCGTCTTCACCAGCGGCGCGCTGTGGGGCATCAACTCCTTCGACCAATGGGGCGTGGAGCTGGGCAAGGCGCTGGCCGGCGACCTGCTGCCGCGGCTGGCCTCGGGTGACGTGGCCGGTCTCGACGCCTCGACCGCCGGGCTGCTGAAGCGCCTGCGAGGTGAGTGA